The following proteins are encoded in a genomic region of Vibrio tasmaniensis:
- a CDS encoding SLC13 family permease, translating to MWQQGFVLAILLGIITCLLVTRIKPSFIFAGAAFIAFMAGMIDLSSLANNFTNSSLLTLILLILASSALEKTRLISWVSRNISEGRLGTVVAKLGISTALLSSFTNNTAVVVSLIGAIKRNQQHAPSKLLIPLSYAAILGGTLTLIGTSTNLIINSFVEDAGLPSLNFFTPTLIGLAVLVGGVLILIPLSYFLPSYDDGSQDDLPYFLEARVEPGSPLVGRSVSENNLRALRKLFLAEVIRDGKTTASIDPDFILQARDRLLFCGDVESVATLQEIQGLTLFGQHHLNGQSFVEVVVSSSASFCNKTLKTSQFRDRFDAVVVAIRRGHERLEGGLGNITLTAGDTLILVPGKRFEEQRQQHNKEFVLMNDLDSSAKLDADKSTFVLLGFASVIGLSLADVVPIIKGLAGFLLLLVAFGVVQLGELRRRFPVDIVVIVGSALSIAQLMISSGLSERMGLMFMEAFNGWGVFGALVATYFMTLVLTELVTNNAAAALSFPIGYSMAIGYGVDPMPFIMAVLFGASASFISPYGYQTNLLVYSVGNYHLTDYLRIGIPISIVYSGLVLTLIPYFFPF from the coding sequence ATGTGGCAACAAGGATTTGTATTAGCGATTTTGCTCGGCATCATTACTTGCCTGCTCGTTACCCGTATTAAGCCAAGCTTTATCTTTGCTGGCGCGGCGTTTATTGCTTTTATGGCTGGCATGATCGACTTGTCGAGCCTAGCCAATAATTTCACTAACTCCTCGTTACTGACTTTAATTCTTCTGATCCTCGCATCAAGTGCGTTGGAGAAAACTCGCTTAATCAGCTGGGTTAGCCGTAATATCTCTGAAGGCCGGCTAGGCACAGTAGTTGCGAAGTTGGGTATTTCCACAGCGTTACTTTCTTCTTTTACCAATAACACCGCGGTGGTTGTCTCTTTGATCGGGGCGATCAAACGTAATCAACAACATGCGCCATCTAAATTACTTATTCCTTTGTCATATGCTGCCATCTTAGGTGGAACACTGACATTGATCGGCACCTCTACCAACTTGATCATCAATAGCTTTGTTGAAGATGCAGGACTACCGAGCTTAAACTTTTTCACGCCAACCTTGATCGGTCTAGCTGTCTTAGTCGGTGGTGTGTTGATCCTTATCCCTCTGAGTTACTTCTTACCAAGCTACGATGATGGATCGCAGGACGATCTACCTTACTTCTTAGAAGCAAGAGTGGAGCCCGGCTCACCGTTAGTTGGCCGCAGCGTCAGTGAGAACAACCTTCGAGCACTGAGAAAACTGTTTTTAGCGGAAGTGATTCGCGACGGTAAAACTACAGCTTCGATTGACCCTGATTTTATACTACAAGCTCGTGACCGACTGCTGTTTTGTGGCGATGTCGAAAGCGTTGCAACACTGCAAGAAATTCAAGGATTAACCCTGTTTGGTCAGCATCACCTAAATGGCCAGAGTTTTGTTGAAGTAGTAGTGAGTTCTTCGGCAAGCTTCTGTAATAAAACCCTCAAAACCAGCCAGTTTAGAGATCGTTTCGATGCGGTTGTGGTTGCTATTCGTCGTGGTCACGAACGCCTTGAAGGTGGGCTAGGGAATATCACATTAACCGCTGGTGATACCTTGATTTTGGTTCCTGGCAAACGCTTTGAAGAGCAGCGCCAGCAACACAACAAAGAGTTTGTGTTGATGAATGACTTGGATTCGAGTGCCAAGCTTGATGCCGATAAATCGACGTTCGTGTTGCTCGGTTTTGCCAGTGTTATTGGGTTATCGCTCGCCGATGTAGTCCCGATCATTAAAGGGCTCGCGGGATTTTTATTATTGCTGGTGGCATTTGGTGTAGTGCAACTGGGTGAGCTTCGTCGCCGTTTTCCTGTTGATATTGTGGTGATCGTTGGTTCGGCACTCTCTATTGCTCAACTGATGATTTCATCTGGGCTGTCTGAGCGTATGGGGCTGATGTTTATGGAAGCCTTTAATGGCTGGGGTGTGTTCGGTGCGTTAGTCGCGACCTATTTTATGACCTTGGTTCTGACAGAATTGGTGACCAATAATGCGGCCGCAGCACTCTCGTTCCCAATCGGCTATAGCATGGCTATCGGCTATGGCGTTGACCCTATGCCATTCATCATGGCGGTTCTGTTTGGTGCCAGTGCCAGCTTTATTTCGCCATACGGCTACCAAACCAATTTACTTGTTTATAGCGTAGGTAATTACCATCTCACGGATTATCTACGTATCGGCATCCCAATCTCTATTGTCTATTCGGGCTTGGTGCTGACCCTAATTCCTTACTTTTTCCCATTTTAA
- the cysD gene encoding sulfate adenylyltransferase subunit CysD, with translation MDQERLTHLKQLEAESIHIIREVAAEFDNPVMMYSIGKDSSVMLHLARKAFYPGKIPFPLLHVDTDWKFREMIEFRDRTAKKYGFDLLVHKNPEGIEMGCSPFVHGSSKHTDIMKTQGLKQALNKYGFDAAFGGARRDEEKSRAKERVYSFRDKNHTWDPKNQRPELWHTYNGQVNKGESIRVFPLSNWTELDIWQYIYLESIDIVPLYLSDKRPVVERDGMLIMVDDDRMELQEGEVIEEKSVRFRTLGCYPLTGAVESEANTLTGIIEEMLVATSSERQGRAIDHDQSGSMELKKRQGYF, from the coding sequence ATGGACCAAGAACGTTTAACCCACCTAAAACAGCTCGAAGCGGAAAGTATTCATATTATCCGTGAAGTGGCGGCTGAGTTCGATAACCCAGTGATGATGTACTCCATCGGTAAAGATTCTTCTGTGATGCTTCATTTAGCTCGCAAAGCGTTTTATCCAGGCAAGATTCCATTCCCACTATTGCACGTTGATACGGATTGGAAATTCCGCGAGATGATTGAGTTTCGTGATCGTACGGCTAAAAAGTACGGCTTTGACCTTTTAGTACATAAGAACCCAGAAGGTATTGAGATGGGTTGTAGCCCATTCGTACATGGTTCTTCGAAGCACACGGACATCATGAAAACACAGGGCCTTAAGCAGGCGTTAAACAAGTACGGGTTCGATGCCGCTTTCGGTGGTGCACGTCGTGATGAAGAAAAATCTCGAGCGAAAGAGCGTGTTTATTCTTTCCGCGATAAGAACCATACATGGGATCCAAAGAATCAGCGTCCAGAGCTTTGGCATACCTACAACGGCCAGGTTAATAAGGGCGAAAGCATTCGTGTCTTCCCGCTATCTAACTGGACTGAGCTCGATATCTGGCAATACATCTACCTAGAGAGCATCGATATTGTTCCACTTTACCTTTCAGATAAACGTCCTGTGGTTGAGCGTGATGGCATGCTGATCATGGTTGATGATGACCGTATGGAACTGCAAGAAGGTGAAGTGATTGAAGAGAAAAGCGTTCGTTTTCGTACTTTAGGCTGTTACCCATTAACCGGAGCGGTTGAATCTGAGGCGAATACGCTAACAGGCATTATTGAAGAAATGCTGGTGGCGACGTCTAGTGAGCGTCAAGGTCGAGCGATTGACCATGATCAGTCGGGCTCTATGGAGCTGAAAAAGCGCCAAGGTTATTTCTAA
- the cysN gene encoding sulfate adenylyltransferase subunit CysN, producing MNSAVEAELAELGIEGYLSQHQHKSMLRFLTCGSVDDGKSTLIGRLLHDTKQIYEDQLAAVHSDSQRVGTTGEKPDLALLVDGLQAEREQGITIDVAYRYFSTQKRKFIIADTPGHEQYTRNMATGASTCDLAVILIDARKGVLDQTRRHSFISNLLGLKHFIVAVNKMDLVEYSQDRFEEIRDQYLEFAENLEGETNIQILPVSALEGINVAAPSKELAWFEGPSLLEVLENVDIDQKRSAGEFRFPVQYVNRPNLDFRGFAGTVASGRVSVGDEIKALPSGKTSKVASIVTFDGELESAQAGLAVTLTLEDEIDISRGDLIVLENAQIESTNHVLADIVWMTEQPLQPGKAYDIKIAGKKTVGQVETVRHQYDINNLSTHAVDELPLNGIGLCEWSLNETVALDKYRESADTGGFIVIDRLTNVTVGAGLIRDRLDSVEQQVGNFSAFELEFNALVRKHFPHWDAKDLSQLLKS from the coding sequence ATGAATAGTGCAGTAGAAGCCGAATTGGCTGAACTAGGGATTGAAGGTTATCTAAGTCAGCATCAGCATAAATCTATGCTTAGATTTTTAACTTGTGGCTCGGTAGATGATGGTAAAAGTACCTTAATCGGCCGCTTACTCCATGATACAAAACAGATTTATGAAGATCAGCTAGCGGCGGTTCACTCAGATAGCCAACGAGTGGGTACCACAGGTGAGAAGCCTGACTTGGCACTGCTTGTTGATGGTCTGCAGGCTGAGCGTGAACAAGGGATTACGATCGATGTGGCTTATCGCTACTTCTCGACTCAAAAGCGTAAATTCATTATTGCTGATACCCCAGGGCATGAGCAGTACACGCGTAACATGGCAACCGGCGCTTCAACGTGTGATCTGGCTGTGATCTTGATTGATGCTCGTAAGGGCGTTCTGGATCAAACACGTCGTCACTCGTTTATTTCTAACCTGCTTGGTTTGAAGCATTTCATCGTCGCAGTCAACAAAATGGATCTCGTCGAGTACTCGCAAGATCGTTTTGAGGAGATTCGCGATCAGTATCTAGAGTTTGCTGAAAACCTAGAAGGCGAAACTAACATTCAGATTCTGCCAGTTTCGGCGCTTGAAGGCATCAACGTTGCTGCACCAAGTAAAGAGCTGGCATGGTTCGAAGGCCCATCTCTATTAGAAGTGCTAGAGAACGTAGACATTGACCAAAAACGCTCTGCGGGTGAATTCCGATTCCCTGTGCAGTATGTCAATCGTCCTAACTTAGATTTTCGTGGCTTTGCCGGCACAGTGGCTTCTGGTCGTGTTAGCGTCGGTGATGAAATCAAGGCATTGCCTTCAGGTAAAACCTCGAAGGTGGCAAGCATTGTGACCTTTGATGGTGAACTTGAATCAGCACAAGCCGGTTTGGCGGTAACGCTGACTCTTGAAGATGAGATCGATATCAGTCGTGGTGATTTGATTGTGCTGGAAAACGCACAAATTGAATCTACTAACCATGTATTGGCTGACATCGTGTGGATGACAGAACAACCACTGCAACCGGGCAAAGCTTACGACATCAAAATCGCAGGCAAGAAAACCGTCGGTCAGGTTGAAACGGTTCGTCACCAATATGACATCAACAACCTGTCGACTCACGCTGTCGATGAGTTGCCACTGAATGGCATTGGCTTGTGTGAATGGTCACTGAACGAGACTGTCGCGCTGGATAAATACCGTGAGAGTGCTGATACCGGTGGTTTCATCGTTATCGACCGATTAACTAACGTGACGGTTGGTGCGGGTTTGATTCGAGACCGTTTGGACTCTGTTGAACAGCAAGTTGGCAACTTCTCTGCATTTGAACTTGAGTTCAACGCATTGGTACGCAAGCACTTCCCTCATTGGGATGCCAAAGATCTAAGCCAACTACTGAAGTCATAA
- a CDS encoding TIGR03899 family protein, which translates to MSETKQPVIIEHASDTQPKHEKKPHIADSASRMLHIAQSFGLDSLLSHSAKPSDKGESTLIERALLRERKRKELRQKNLEQILKLAHSSCKDEAAGDPDQDWLYRFFDMAQEIHNTSMQRLWAQVLKREVTNPGSTSMKALKILQDMTPKEALTLQRAASLGCSFGSDNSRKLLLGFKSHAGIFSFGKRDTTNTINLGGHNLPYSSLLHLIELGIILGTELESGEIDFDPALHLTYQGKGMSLAPLSKGVKLIYYRFSPTGNELCNLLGNKPNTQYYDQLIALLSQKFTVQTEVKSSVNYTV; encoded by the coding sequence ATGTCAGAAACCAAACAGCCAGTGATCATTGAGCATGCTAGCGATACACAGCCCAAGCATGAGAAAAAACCTCATATTGCCGACAGTGCAAGCAGAATGCTGCACATAGCACAAAGCTTCGGCCTCGATTCCTTACTTAGTCATAGTGCAAAACCAAGCGATAAAGGTGAGAGTACCCTTATCGAACGAGCACTATTACGAGAAAGAAAACGTAAAGAACTTCGTCAAAAGAATCTAGAACAGATTCTAAAGTTGGCGCACTCTTCATGTAAGGATGAAGCTGCTGGAGACCCTGATCAGGACTGGCTATACCGTTTCTTCGATATGGCACAAGAGATCCACAATACCTCGATGCAGAGGCTATGGGCTCAGGTACTAAAGAGAGAAGTGACCAACCCAGGCTCAACGTCAATGAAGGCGCTGAAGATCTTACAAGATATGACACCGAAAGAAGCACTCACTCTGCAAAGAGCGGCATCACTTGGCTGTAGCTTTGGTAGCGATAACAGCAGAAAGCTTTTACTCGGTTTTAAATCCCATGCTGGAATCTTCAGTTTTGGTAAAAGGGACACCACCAACACCATCAATCTTGGTGGACACAACCTGCCCTACTCTAGCTTGCTCCACTTGATTGAACTTGGGATTATTCTGGGCACAGAATTAGAATCTGGAGAGATTGATTTCGATCCAGCTCTGCACTTAACTTATCAAGGTAAGGGCATGTCACTGGCACCATTATCAAAAGGGGTGAAGCTGATTTACTACCGATTCAGCCCTACAGGCAATGAGCTTTGCAACTTACTTGGCAACAAGCCTAACACGCAGTATTACGACCAACTGATTGCGCTATTGAGCCAGAAATTCACGGTTCAGACAGAAGTGAAAAGCAGTGTGAATTACACCGTCTAG
- the cysC gene encoding adenylyl-sulfate kinase, producing MTAILKPKDENVVWHQHSIDKAFRSNLKSQKPAVLWFTGLSGSGKSTVAGALENRLAQLGYHTYLLDGDNVRHGLCSDLGFSEQDRRENIRRIGELAKLMADAGLIVLSAFISPHQAERQLVRDLLPEGEFLEVFVNTPLEVCEQRDPKGLYKKARAGEIPNFTGISSAYEAPRNPEIDLPAGEKTLDELVELCIDALEKRNILAN from the coding sequence ATGACCGCAATACTCAAACCAAAAGATGAGAATGTTGTGTGGCATCAACACTCGATTGATAAAGCATTTCGCTCTAATCTGAAATCACAAAAGCCAGCCGTGCTCTGGTTCACGGGATTATCTGGTTCTGGGAAGTCGACAGTCGCTGGAGCATTAGAAAATCGCTTGGCACAGCTTGGTTACCATACTTACTTATTGGATGGCGACAATGTCCGTCATGGATTATGTAGCGACTTGGGCTTCTCTGAGCAAGACCGTCGAGAGAATATTCGTCGTATTGGTGAGCTCGCTAAGTTGATGGCGGATGCAGGTTTGATCGTGTTGTCTGCTTTTATTTCTCCACATCAAGCTGAAAGACAGTTAGTGCGAGATTTGCTGCCCGAAGGCGAGTTTTTAGAGGTGTTTGTGAACACGCCACTCGAGGTTTGTGAGCAGCGTGACCCGAAAGGTCTGTATAAGAAAGCACGTGCGGGAGAAATCCCGAACTTCACAGGTATTAGTTCAGCTTATGAAGCGCCTCGCAACCCAGAAATCGACTTACCGGCGGGCGAAAAGACACTCGATGAACTGGTCGAATTGTGTATTGATGCTTTAGAGAAACGTAATATTTTAGCCAACTGA